A genomic region of Capra hircus breed San Clemente chromosome 19, ASM170441v1, whole genome shotgun sequence contains the following coding sequences:
- the NUP85 gene encoding nuclear pore complex protein Nup85 isoform X3: MELIWNLCEILFIEVAPAGPLLLYLLDWVRLHVCEVDNLSADVLGSENPSKHESFWNLVTTLVLQGRLDEARQMLSKEADTNPTSAGMCRVLGDLMRTMPVLSPGNTQTLTELELRWQHWHEECERHLQDGTFASNPHLESLCKVLLGDDAALLEQKELLSNWYHFLVTRLLYSQPTVKPMDLHLYAQSSLDLFLGGESSPEPLDNILMAAFEFDIHQVIKECSLALSNWWFVAHLTDLLDHCKLLQSHNLYFGSNMREFLLLEYASGLFAHHSLWQLGVDYCDHCPELGRVSLELHIERIPLTTEQKALKVLRVCEQRQMTEQVRSICKILAMKAVRNNRLGSALSWSIRAKDAAFATLVSDRFLRDYCERGCFSDLDLIDNLGPAMMLSDRLTFLGKYREFHRLYGEKRFVDAASLLLSLMTSQIAPRSFWMTLLTDALPLLEQKQVIFSAEQTYELLRCLEDLTSGRPLCGEPDAQQLQDDDIETTKVEILRLALARNLARSIIKEGSLEGS, translated from the exons ATGGAACTCATTTGGAACCTTTGTGAGATTCTTTTTATCGAAGTAGCCCCAG CTGGCCCTCTCCTCCTGTACCTCCTTGACTGGGTCCGACTACACGTGTGCGAGGTGGACAATTTGTCGGCAGATGTTCTGGGCAGTGAGAATCCAAGCAAACACGAGAGCTTCTGGAACTTG GTGACCACCTTGGTGCTACAGGGCCGGCTGGACGAGGCCCGACAGATGCTCTCCAAGGAAGCCGACACCAACCCCACCTCTGCAGGCATGTGCCGAGTCCTGGGGGACCTGATGAGGACCATGCCCGTTCTCAGC CCTGGGAACACGCAGACCCTGACGGAGCTGGAGCTGAGGTGGCAGCACTGGCACGAGGAATGCGAGCGGCACCTCCAGGACGGCACATTCGCCTCCAACCCCCACCTCGAGTCCCTCTGCAAG GTCCTGCTGGGAGATGATGCCGCCCTGCTGGAGCAGAAGGAGCTTCTGAGTAACTGGTATCACTTCCTGGTGACCCGGCTACTGTACTCTCAGCCCACGGTCAAGCCCATGGATCTGCACCTCTACGCTCAG TCCAGCCTTGACCTGTTTCTGGGAGGTGAGAGCAGCCCGGAGCCCCTGGACAACATCTTGATGGCAGCGTTCGAGTTTGACATCCACCAAGTGATCAAGGAGTGCAG CCTTGCCCTGAGCAACTGGTGGTTCGTGGCCCATCTGACAGACCTGCTGGATCACTGCAAGCTCCTGCAGTCGCACAACCTCTA CTTTGGATCCAACATGAGAGAGTTCCTCCTGCTAGAATATGCCTCAGGACTCTTCGCTCATCACAG CCTGTGGCAGCTGGGTGTGGACTACTGTGACCACTGTCCAGAGCTGGGCCGGGTCTCTCTGGAGCTGCATATTGAGCGGATCCCTTTGACCACGGAGCAGAAAGCCCTCAAGGTACTGCGGGTCTGTGAGCAGCGGCAGATGACGGAGCAAG TTCGCAGCATCTGTAAGATCTTGGCCATGAAAGCGGTCCGCAACAATCGCCTGGGCTCTGCTCTCTCTTGGAGCATTCGAGCCAAAGATGCTGCCTTTGCCACGCTGGTGTCAGACAG GTTCCTCAGGGATTACTGTGAGCGAGGTTGCTTCTCTGACCTGGATCTCATTGACAACCTGGGGCCAGCCATGATGCTCAGTGATCGACTGACGTTCCTGG GGAAGTACCGCGAGTTCCACCGCTTATACGGGGAGAAACGCTTTGTCGATGCCGCTTCTCTCCTCCTCTCGTTGATGACATCCCAGATTGCCCCCCGGTCTTTCTGGATGACGCTGCTGACAGACGCCCTGCCCCTTTTGGAACAGAAACAG GTGATCTTCTCCGCAGAGCAGACATACGAGctcctgaggtgtctggaggatCTGACCTCAGGAAGGCCGCTGTGTGGAGAGCCTGACGCCCAGCAGCTCCAG GATGATGATATTGAAACCACCAAGGTGGAAATCCTGAGACTTGCTCTTGCACGGAATCTTGCTCGGTCAATTATAAAAGAAGGCTCACTGGAAGGTTCCTAA